The Terriglobus sp. TAA 43 sequence CGAGTGGACGTACCCAAGGACGCAAGCGCGGTTTCTTTGACTTTCAGCACGGAAGGGCCGGACGGGACCAAAACGCTCATAGGCCCCGGAGAGACCCTCCAGTGGCATCTGAGAATCCAGGTAGCGCCGAACAATTCCTACTCCCCGGCCAGCAATTAATCACATCGGGTTTGACCCTCTCCGCCGCTGTCCGTACGATGGTGGATGACGGCAAATCCGCATGCGGCCACACCGCCGCAGCACGCCGCAGAGACCCATCCAGAAGGCACCGATTTTGACTCCGAACGAGACAGTAGAAGCAGTGGCCGAGACCACCCCCGTGGAGACGGCAGAACAGCACACGCACGACCACGATCACGCTGGTCACAACCACACCCACGGCCCCGCGCTGAACCCCGAGCTGACCAAAGAAATCAGCGTGGAAGTTCCGGCCGCCGATGTGGACAAGGCCTTCGGCAAGGTCGTTAAGCGTTACGCCAAGCAGGCACGCATTCCCGGCTTCCGTCCGGGCAAGGTGCCTGAGGCAACCATCCGCAATCGTTTCGCTCGTGAAGTCCGCCAGGAAGTCATGGACATGCTGGTGCAGGACCGCTTCCGCACCGAGATGGAGTCCAAGGGCCTTAGCCCGGTTTCCCAGCCGCAGATCGTAGAGCTGAATCTGAACGAAGGCCAGCCGCTGCGCTTCCGTGCACAGTTTGAAGTCATGCCCGGCTTCGATATCAGCGGATACGAGACGGTGACCGTGGCCAAGTCTGCCCCTGAGTTGACCGAGCAAGAATTCGACATCGAACTCGATCGCGTTCTGGATGCACACGCCACCATTGAACCGGTGGAAGAGGATCGCGAACTGGTTGATGGTGACTGGGCAGAGATCAGCTTCAAGGGCGTTCGCCGCAAGCCAGAAGGTGACACCACCGTGCAGGAAGCCGACGAGATCGACGGCGAAGACGTTCTGGTAGAAATCGGCGGCAAGAACACTCTGCCTGCATTCAGCGATGCCCTGCGCGGCAAGAAGGTCGGCGCGGAGTTTGAGCTGGAAGTGAACTACCCCAGCGACTTCGGCGACGTTCGCCTGGCTGGCCTGACGATTGATTACAGCGTTACGTTGAAGTCGATCAAGCGCAAGGTTTATCCCGAAAAGAACGATGAGTTCGCGAAACAGCTTGGCGAGTACGAGAGCTGGGATGCCTTCCTGACCGGACTGCGTGAGAACGCAACGTCGGGCAAGAAGCAGAACGCAGAGAACGAAGATAAGGGCAAGCTTGTCGATGCTCTGGTCGAGAAGTTCACCTTCCCCGTTCCCGAAGCCTTCGTGCAGCAGCAGATCGACGTCCGCCTGGATCGCGGCCTGCGCGCACTTGCGCAGCAGGGCATGACGCGCGAGCAGATGCAGCAGCTTGACTTCAACAGCCTGCGCGCCGCACAGCGTGACGAAGCCATCAAGGAAGTAAAGGCATCGCTCATCCTGGACAAGATCGCAGATGCGACCAATGTTCAGGTGAAGGACGATGACGTGGAGCGCGAGCTCATGATCATGAGCTTCCAGACGCGTCAGCCGCAGGATGTGATCCGTCAGCAGATGACGCAGGATGGTTCGCTGCAGCGTATGCGTGAGCAGATGCGCCGCGAAGCTACCGCGACCGCTCTGTACGAGAAGCTGGCTTAACTCTGGTTCAAAAGAAAACGGCTTTAGCAGCTGCGGGAAGACTCCCTCAGCGGCTAAAGCCGTTATTCTATGGACACGCATTTTGGCACGCAGCGAAGTGCGGCGAAGCGTGAGTCGATGTGACTTGCGAAGCATCAAGAGCAACAACGGAAACGAGGAGATACATGGGTCTGATTCCAATGGTGCTC is a genomic window containing:
- the tig gene encoding trigger factor, which encodes MRPHRRSTPQRPIQKAPILTPNETVEAVAETTPVETAEQHTHDHDHAGHNHTHGPALNPELTKEISVEVPAADVDKAFGKVVKRYAKQARIPGFRPGKVPEATIRNRFAREVRQEVMDMLVQDRFRTEMESKGLSPVSQPQIVELNLNEGQPLRFRAQFEVMPGFDISGYETVTVAKSAPELTEQEFDIELDRVLDAHATIEPVEEDRELVDGDWAEISFKGVRRKPEGDTTVQEADEIDGEDVLVEIGGKNTLPAFSDALRGKKVGAEFELEVNYPSDFGDVRLAGLTIDYSVTLKSIKRKVYPEKNDEFAKQLGEYESWDAFLTGLRENATSGKKQNAENEDKGKLVDALVEKFTFPVPEAFVQQQIDVRLDRGLRALAQQGMTREQMQQLDFNSLRAAQRDEAIKEVKASLILDKIADATNVQVKDDDVERELMIMSFQTRQPQDVIRQQMTQDGSLQRMREQMRREATATALYEKLA